The following proteins are encoded in a genomic region of Drosophila miranda strain MSH22 chromosome 4, D.miranda_PacBio2.1, whole genome shotgun sequence:
- the LOC108163726 gene encoding NAD-dependent protein deacetylase Sirt6 isoform X1 — protein MSSNYADSLSPYENKGILGIPECFDSDDTVINKCTELANLIKDSRHVVFHTGAGISTSAGIPDFRGPKGVWTLEKKGEIPKLNTSFDKATPTKTHMALRALVEAGYVQYVVSQNIDGLHLRSGLKRRYLSELHGNIFIEQCATCRRQFVRSTSVKSVGQKALGIRCRSTVSNVGRACRTGYLHDNVLDWEHDLPQRDLDMAVMHSTTLRHT, from the exons ATGAGTTCCAATTACGCTGACAGCCTTTCACCTTATGAAAACAAGGGAATCCTAGGCATCCCAGAG TGTTTTGACAGCGATGATACTGTCATTAATAAATGCACTGAGTTAGCCAATTTAATCAAGGATTCCAGACACGTTGTATTTCATACTGGCGCTGGGATAAGTACATCAGCCGGCATTCCCGACTTCAG AGGACCGAAAGGCGTGTGGACATTGGAAAAAAAAGGCGAAATCCCCAAATTGAACACTTCTTTTGATAAGGCAACGCCGACTAAGACACATATGGCCCTACGAGCATTAGTAGAAGCCGGATACGTGCAGTATGTTGTCTCTCAAAATATAGACGGGTTGCACTTAAGATCCGGACTTAAACGCAGATACTTATCAGAGTTGCACGGTAACATATTTATTGAACAATGCGCTACATGTAGACGTCAGTTTGTTCGTTCGACATCTGTTAAATCAGTTGGTCAAAAAGCACTGGGAATCCGCTGTCGATCAACAGTCAGTAATGTAGGCCGGGCATGCCGAACTGGTTATTTGCATGATAATGTGCTTGACTGGGAGCACGATTTACCTCAGAGAGATCTCGATATGGCTGTCATGCACTCTAC
- the LOC108163726 gene encoding NAD-dependent protein deacetylase Sirt6 isoform X2 yields MSSNYADSLSPYENKGILGIPECFDSDDTVINKCTELANLIKDSRHVVFHTGAGISTSAGIPDFRGPKGVWTLEKKGEIPKLNTSFDKATPTKTHMALRALVEAGYVQYVVSQNIDGLHLRSGLKRRYLSELHEWLT; encoded by the exons ATGAGTTCCAATTACGCTGACAGCCTTTCACCTTATGAAAACAAGGGAATCCTAGGCATCCCAGAG TGTTTTGACAGCGATGATACTGTCATTAATAAATGCACTGAGTTAGCCAATTTAATCAAGGATTCCAGACACGTTGTATTTCATACTGGCGCTGGGATAAGTACATCAGCCGGCATTCCCGACTTCAG AGGACCGAAAGGCGTGTGGACATTGGAAAAAAAAGGCGAAATCCCCAAATTGAACACTTCTTTTGATAAGGCAACGCCGACTAAGACACATATGGCCCTACGAGCATTAGTAGAAGCCGGATACGTGCAGTATGTTGTCTCTCAAAATATAGACGGGTTGCACTTAAGATCCGGACTTAAACGCAGATACTTATCAGAGTTGCACG
- the LOC108162843 gene encoding transcription initiation factor IIB, translated as MASTSRLDNNKVCCYAHPESPLIEDYRAGDMICSECGLVVGDRVIDVGSEWRTFSNEKSGVDPSRVGGPENPLLSGGDLSTIIGPGTGSASFDAFGAPKYQNRRTMSSSDRSLISAFKEISSMADRINLPKTIVDRANNLFKQVHDGKNLKGRSNDAKASACLYIACRQEGVPRTFKEICAVSKISKKEIGRCFKLTLKALETSVDLITTADFMCRFCANLDLPNMVQRAATHIAKKAVEMDIVPGRSPISVAAAAIYMASQASEHKRSQKEIGDIAGVADVTIRQSYKLMYPHAAKLFPEDFKFTTPIDQLPQM; from the exons ATGGCTTCAACATCGAG acTTGACAACAATAAGGTGTGCTGTTATGCACATCCAGAATCTCCGTTGATTGAAGATTATCGGGCTGGTGATATGATATGTTCGGAGTGCGGTCTGGTTGTTGGAGACCGCGTAATTGATGTTGGATCAGAATGGCGAACATTCAGCAATGAGAAAAGTGGCGTGGACCCCAGTCGTGTTGGCGGTCCAGAAAATCCCCTTCTTAGTGGTGGAGACTTATCTACAATAATTGGGCCAGGGACGGGCTCTGCATCATTCGATGCCTTTGGTGCTCCAAAATATCAAAACAGACGCACTATGAGCAGCTCAGACCGCTCTCTCATATCAGCTTTCAAAGAAATTTCATCAATGGCCGATCGAATTAATTTACCAAAAACTATTGTTGATCGTGCAAATAATCTATTTAAACAG GTTCACGATGGAAAAAATCTTAAAGGTCGATCAAACGATGCGAAGGCATCTGCATGTCTTTATATTGCTTGTCGACAAGAAGGAGTTCCACGTACATTCAAAGAAATATGCGCCGTTAGCAAGATTAGCAAAAAAGAAATCGGAAGATGCTTTAAACTAACACTGAAAGCTCTCGAAACTAGTGTGGATTTGATAACAACTGCCGACTTTATGTGTCGGTTTTGTGCAAATTTGG ATCTGCCGAATATGGTTCAACGCGCTGCTACACACATTGCGAAAAAAGCTGTCGAAATGGACATTGTTCCAGGGCGATCTCCAATATCTGTGGCTGCAGCCGCAATTTATATGGCATCGCAGGCGTCAGAGCATAAGCGTAGTCAGAAGGAAATCGGTGATATAGCTGGCGTTGCTGATGTCACCATAAGACAATCGTACAAATTAATGTACCCTCACGCTGCAAAACTTTTTCCTGAAGATTTTAAGTTTACCACACCCATTGATCAGTTACCACAAATGTAA
- the LOC108162842 gene encoding TBC1 domain family member 16: MPIGSIIKKASSFILGEEIIDKKIDISYEDNEILFCKNNVCIHPPTIARHEFDILHNPGYLTCTTKTFVDQYNCAKRPTLLLTWIPNSSLCKYTTSSKADSSESFSPMRKSADLTNKQCFLAVSQTGNESVIREEDDEASEMQELKNELQPLLGGQTASIDDLTALLKNNPITSVNITISNPQIENTNISQSFNCITIRTDEDNSSDYFIGPRGHLNSVGQTSDDNNPKWMTPELLAFKHNLEFPDSESTMAAARRNTALKCRHFSVDLSQMRSLRLFFNDNNCTSGQLVIASRESQYKILHFHYGGLDHLAQVLHQWHCFLHNITLDNFPEKFDLPYRHFMVCRPEVKKSEMHPDEGDVKKITTNFFYGTLLNEKGQIEDDLLLRKCVFFGGLEKSLRKTVWPFLLKCYSFSSTFEDRAVLMDIKRQEYDEITRRRLYSMSPEQQVHFWKTVQCVVEKDVVRTDRTNPFFCGDDNPNTEVMKNILLNFAIYNAGLSYSQGMSDLLAPILCEVQNESETFWCFVGLMQRAFFVCTPTDSDVDHNLSYLRELIRLMLPRFYEHLEHQNDSMELLFCHRWLLLCFKREFTEAVVIRMWEACWSNYLTDYFHLFLCLAIIAVYADDVIAQGLRADEMLLHFSSLAMYMDGQLILRKARGLLHQYRQIPKIPCTLSGLCKRCGPGMWDSEHRPALECVGHSDDEKCSLSID, translated from the exons atgccaataggaagTATAATAAAAAAAGCATCCAGCTTTATACTCGGTGAAGAAATAATTGATAAAAAAATCGATATTTCTTACGAAGACAACGAAATTCTATTTTGCAAGAACAATGTATGCATTCATCCGCCAACAATCGCACGTCATGAATTTGATATATTGCACAACCCAGGTTATTTAACATGCACTACAAAAACATTCGTTGATCAGTATAACTGTGCTAAAAGACCTACTCTTCTTCTCACATGGATTCCAAATTCTTCCCTATGTAAATATACGACTTCGTCTAAGGCAGATTCCAGCGAAAGTTTCAGTCCCATGAGAAAGAGTGCTGATTTAACCAATAAACAGTGTTTTTTAGCGGTGTCTCAAACGGGTAATGAAAGCGTCATCCGAGAGGAAGATGATGAGGCGTCGGAAATGCAAGAACTAAAAAATGAGCTACAGCCTCTGCTCGGCGGACAAACTGCTTCAATAGATGATTTAACAGCGCTCCTAAAGAATAACCCAATAACTTCGGTGAATATAACCATTTCGAATCCGCAGATCGAAAACACCAATATTTCGCAATCATTCAACTGTATAACGATAAGGACAGACGAAGACAACAGCAGTGACTACTTCATAGGACCCAGGGGCCATTTAAACTCCGTTGGTCAGACATCTGATGACAACAACCCAAAGTGGATGACCCCAGAACTACTTGCCTTTAAGCACAACTTAGAGTTCCCAGATAGTGAAAGCACGATGGCCGCCGCCCGCCGAAATACCGCACTAAAGTGTCGTCATTTTTCCGTAGATTTAAGTCAAATGAGATCACTACGCCTCTTTTTCAATGACAACAACTGCACATCGGGTCAGCTGGTGATTGCGTCTCGAGAGTCGCAGTACAAGATACTCCATTTCCATTATGGTGGTTTGGATCACTTGGCCCAGGTGCTTCATCAGTGGCATTGTTTTCTGCACAACATCACTTTGGACAATTTTCCAGAAAAATTCGATCTGCCATACAGGCATTTTATGGTCTGTCGACCTGAAGTCAAGAAATCAGAAATGCATCCCGATGAGGGCGACGTTAAGAAAATAACTACGAACTTTTTCTATGGCACATTGTTAAACGAAAAAGGACAGATCGAAGATGATTTGCTTCTTCGCAAATGTGTATTTTTTGGTGGCCTTGAAAAGAGCCTGCGAAAAACGGTATGGCCATTTTTATTAAAGTGCTATTCCTTTTCGTCGACATTTGAAGATCGAGCAGTCCTTATGGACATTAAGCGACAGGAGTACGACGAAATTACACGAAGGCGTCTATACTCAATGTCTCCAGAGCAACAAGTACACTTTTGGAAAACCGTACAGTGTGTTGTTGAAAAGGATGTTGTGCGTACAGACCGCACCAACCCTTTTTTTTGCGGTGACGATAATCCCAATACCGAGGTTATGAAAAACATTCTGCTCAACTTTGCTATTTATAATGCTGGGTTGTCCTATTCCCAG GGTATGAGTGATTTACTAGCGCCTATATTATGCGAGGTGCAAAATGAGTCTGAAACATTTTGGTGTTTCGTAGGATTAATGCAACGTGCATTTTTTGTGTGCACTCCCACAGACAGTGACGTTGACCATAATCTTAGTTATCTGCGAGAGCTTATAAGGCTAATGTTGCCACGTTTTTATGAACATTTGGAGCATCAGAACGATTCTATGGAGCTCTTATTTTGTCACCGATGGCTTTTGCTTTGTTTCAAGCGAGAGTTTACCGAAGCTGTCGTAATTCGTATGTGGGAGGCCTGTTGGTCGAACTATTTGACTGACTACTTTCATCTATTTCTTTGCTTGGCCATCATAGCTGTCTATGCAGATGACGTGATAGCTCAAGGATTACGCGCGGACGAAATGCTATTGCACTTCAGCTCCCTGGCCATGTATATGGATGGACAGCTGATTCTTCGAAAAGCTCGTGGTCTACTACACCAATACCGTCAAATACCCAAAATTCCGTGTACGTTAAGTGGCCTTTGTAAGCGATGTGGACCTGGTATGTGGGACTCTGAGCATCGACCTGCACTTGAGTGTGTCGGGCATAGTGATGACGAGAAATGTTCTCTTTCGATTGACTAG
- the LOC108162844 gene encoding COMM domain-containing protein 5 isoform X1, producing the protein MTFSFRHNIQRNVQPYSSILPQLSKPMLRVLIQVSVHYIETKKSCSEVLSLAKSKLTNAGHEVPGDFCELFTIVFLMMQIFLRYPKGVVKADELRKCLMVDLRFSEECVEDICTVIFHHREILSKNYSDTKLDRVKMLNVKWRINISLTLSTIQDKTTVVLHFKLPSGDFRTLELPLSTFQRLRYSITLLLNDLQHFQSR; encoded by the exons ATGACATTTTCGTTTCGACATAATATTCAGAGAAATGTTCAACCATATTCTTCGATCCTACCGCAATTATCGAAACCAATGCTGCGGGTCTTAATTCAAGTTTCCGTGCATTATATAGAGACAAAAAAATCATGTTCCGAAGTGCTGTCCCTTGCAAAGAGCAAACTGACAAATGCCGGCCATGAAGTTCCTGGAGACTTTTGCGAGCTCTTTACTATAGTGTTTTTGATGATGCAAATATTTTTGCGCTATCCAAAAGGAGTGGTAAAGGCTGACGAGCTACGAAAATGCCTAATGGTTGATTTAAG ATTTTCGGAAGAATGCGTTGAAGATATCTGCACAGTTATTTTCCACCATCGAGAAATACTGAGTAAAAATTACTCGGATACCAAATTAGATCGTGTTAAAATGTTAAACGTGAAGTGGAGGATCAACATTTCTTTGACTTTAAG TACTATCCAAGATAAAACGACCGTAGTACTGCACTTCAAGCTCCCGAGTGGAGATTTTCGAACTCTGGAGTTGCCACTGTCCACGTTTCAACGATTGCGTTACAGTATTACTTTATTACTCAATGATCTGCAGCATTTTCAAAGTCGATAA
- the LOC108162844 gene encoding uncharacterized protein LOC108162844 isoform X2, producing MTFSFRHNIQRNVQPYSSILPQLSKPMLRVLIQVSVHYIETKKSCSEVLSLAKSKLTNAGHEVPGDFCELFTIVFLMMQIFLRYPKGVVKADELRKCLMVDLRFSEECVEDICTVIFHHREILSKNYSDTKLDRVKMLNVKWRINISLTLR from the exons ATGACATTTTCGTTTCGACATAATATTCAGAGAAATGTTCAACCATATTCTTCGATCCTACCGCAATTATCGAAACCAATGCTGCGGGTCTTAATTCAAGTTTCCGTGCATTATATAGAGACAAAAAAATCATGTTCCGAAGTGCTGTCCCTTGCAAAGAGCAAACTGACAAATGCCGGCCATGAAGTTCCTGGAGACTTTTGCGAGCTCTTTACTATAGTGTTTTTGATGATGCAAATATTTTTGCGCTATCCAAAAGGAGTGGTAAAGGCTGACGAGCTACGAAAATGCCTAATGGTTGATTTAAG ATTTTCGGAAGAATGCGTTGAAGATATCTGCACAGTTATTTTCCACCATCGAGAAATACTGAGTAAAAATTACTCGGATACCAAATTAGATCGTGTTAAAATGTTAAACGTGAAGTGGAGGATCAACATTTCTTTGACTTTAAG ATAA